A genomic region of Pseudomonas abietaniphila contains the following coding sequences:
- a CDS encoding LysR family transcriptional regulator — protein MKLDPVSLRLFVSVVEEGTIAAAAKREHIAAAAVSKRLSELEELLDSKLLNRTNKGITPTDAGLSLLFMARSALNNLNEIVVQMRDYSHGRRGSVHVLANISAITQFMPGLIKSFMALYPLINVSLEEQQSLAITKAVAENRADIGIFTRLPHGADIEVFPFRTDRLVLLVPNEHPLAGRTSLTFNETLDHEYVTLRSGTHLNFQLIKAANDMGRSLKIRMEVSSYDALCLMVQAGVGIGIMPAGSVEIYKMDGATAVPLNEEWASRELSVCVRSRAGLSTAAQLFLEHVLEG, from the coding sequence ATGAAGCTCGATCCTGTCTCGTTGCGCCTCTTCGTCAGCGTTGTCGAAGAAGGCACCATCGCTGCCGCCGCCAAGCGTGAACACATCGCGGCGGCCGCGGTGAGCAAGCGGCTCAGCGAGCTGGAAGAGCTGCTCGATTCAAAGCTGCTCAACCGCACCAACAAAGGCATCACGCCGACCGATGCGGGCTTGTCGTTGCTGTTCATGGCCCGCAGCGCGCTGAACAACCTCAACGAAATCGTCGTGCAGATGCGTGATTATTCCCACGGGCGTCGCGGGTCGGTGCACGTGCTGGCGAACATTTCGGCGATCACGCAGTTCATGCCGGGGCTGATCAAGTCGTTCATGGCGCTCTACCCGCTGATCAACGTCAGCCTGGAAGAGCAGCAAAGCCTGGCGATCACCAAGGCCGTGGCGGAAAACCGCGCCGACATCGGCATCTTTACCCGCCTGCCCCATGGCGCCGACATCGAAGTGTTCCCGTTCCGCACCGACCGGCTGGTATTGCTAGTGCCCAACGAACATCCGTTGGCCGGGCGCACGTCGCTCACCTTCAACGAAACGCTGGACCACGAATACGTCACCCTGCGCAGCGGCACGCACCTTAACTTTCAGCTGATTAAAGCCGCCAACGACATGGGCCGCTCGCTGAAAATCCGCATGGAAGTCTCCAGCTACGATGCGCTGTGCCTGATGGTGCAGGCCGGCGTCGGCATCGGCATCATGCCGGCGGGCAGCGTGGAGATTTACAAAATGGACGGCGCGACTGCCGTGCCCTTGAACGAAGAATGGGCCAGCCGCGAACTCAGCGTCTGCGTGAGGTCCAGGGCCGGCTTGTCCACCGCCGCGCAGCTGTTTCTGGAGCATGTGCTCGAGGGTTGA
- a CDS encoding maleate cis-trans isomerase family protein has protein sequence MKNFRIGQIVPSSNTTMETEIPAMLTSRYSLFPEEHFTFHSSRMRMMHVSPEELKKMDIDSDRCALELSDARVDVMAYACLVAIMCQGAGYHKVSQDRLGKTVVSNKSNAPVLSSAGALIDSLNLLNYKKISIITPYMKPLTQQVIDYIEAAGIEVVDSISLEVSDNLEVGRLDPMNLVAHADKLNIGQADGVVLSCCVQMPSLPAIQVVQDRLDKPVLSASVATVYQMLKTLGLKAQVPNAGHLLSGQF, from the coding sequence ATGAAAAACTTTCGAATCGGCCAAATCGTTCCAAGCTCCAACACCACCATGGAAACCGAAATCCCGGCGATGCTGACCTCGCGTTACTCGCTGTTTCCGGAAGAGCATTTCACCTTCCACTCGTCGCGCATGCGCATGATGCACGTGAGCCCCGAAGAGCTGAAAAAGATGGACATCGACAGCGACCGCTGCGCGCTGGAGTTGAGCGATGCACGCGTTGACGTCATGGCCTACGCCTGCCTGGTTGCGATCATGTGCCAGGGCGCGGGTTATCACAAAGTCTCCCAGGACCGTCTGGGCAAGACCGTCGTGTCCAACAAGTCGAACGCGCCGGTGCTGAGCTCTGCGGGCGCACTGATCGACAGCCTGAACTTGCTCAACTACAAGAAAATCTCGATCATCACCCCGTACATGAAGCCGCTGACCCAACAGGTCATCGACTACATCGAAGCGGCCGGTATCGAAGTGGTCGACTCCATCAGCCTGGAAGTGTCCGACAACCTCGAAGTCGGTCGTCTGGACCCGATGAATCTGGTGGCCCACGCTGACAAGTTGAACATCGGTCAGGCCGATGGCGTGGTGCTGTCGTGCTGCGTGCAGATGCCCTCGCTGCCCGCGATTCAGGTCGTACAGGATCGTCTCGACAAGCCGGTGCTGTCGGCGTCGGTGGCGACCGTTTACCAGATGCTGAAAACACTGGGCCTCAAGGCTCAGGTGCCAAACGCCGGTCATCTGCTGTCCGGTCAGTTCTGA
- a CDS encoding MFS transporter: MKTLAVGPAPVTASVDGSVQLSTGQRYATLGGSWAAWLFDALDATVFGFVLLAIAKTFSVGLGDVVSTVAWFLLATGIGGFFLGNISDKIGRKKTMMLSVFVYGTGTLLCGFADSLWQLNLFRFCVGIAVGGLWSAAAALVSEIWPPAGRAKAFAVMQTGWSGGGLLAAIFAWSFLDSGNPESWRTLFIYASIPAYFTLVFIWLFVKESPVWLANREFMRRNTDKGRLMEIFSPQYRKMTLLGLSISVLGMYGYWIITTFMPAYLQNILNVRIDQAPVFVIWIGIGATIGYLAYGYLAEVVGRRLSFAIFFGGMAIMVPVFSYSATLMPLTDGKLMFTTQNIIMLGSLAALLGFFTGYFSGFGAWYSELFPTSIRSTASGFCFNFGRVGAIVGIKLVPVLIPLIGFTATISLASVSYAIAAVMVFTLQETKGVQLTSGN; encoded by the coding sequence ATGAAAACCCTTGCTGTCGGGCCTGCGCCCGTTACCGCTTCCGTAGACGGCAGTGTTCAATTGAGCACCGGCCAGCGTTACGCCACTTTGGGCGGCTCCTGGGCCGCATGGCTGTTCGATGCGCTGGATGCCACTGTTTTCGGCTTCGTCCTGCTCGCGATCGCCAAAACCTTCTCCGTTGGCCTGGGCGATGTCGTATCGACCGTGGCCTGGTTTCTGCTGGCAACCGGAATCGGCGGCTTCTTCCTCGGGAATATCTCTGACAAGATCGGCCGCAAGAAGACCATGATGCTGTCGGTATTCGTATATGGCACCGGCACCTTGCTCTGCGGGTTTGCCGACAGCCTGTGGCAACTGAACCTGTTCCGTTTCTGCGTCGGCATTGCAGTCGGTGGCCTGTGGTCTGCCGCAGCCGCGCTGGTGTCGGAAATCTGGCCGCCTGCCGGTCGCGCCAAAGCCTTCGCCGTGATGCAAACCGGCTGGTCGGGTGGCGGCTTGCTCGCTGCAATTTTTGCCTGGAGCTTCCTCGACAGCGGCAACCCTGAGTCCTGGCGCACGCTGTTCATCTACGCGTCGATTCCGGCGTACTTCACGCTGGTGTTCATCTGGCTGTTCGTCAAAGAGTCGCCTGTCTGGCTGGCGAACCGCGAGTTCATGCGTCGCAACACCGACAAAGGTCGGCTGATGGAAATCTTCAGCCCGCAGTACCGGAAAATGACCCTGCTGGGTCTGAGCATTTCGGTGCTCGGCATGTACGGCTACTGGATCATCACCACCTTCATGCCGGCCTATCTGCAGAACATTCTGAACGTGCGCATCGATCAGGCGCCGGTGTTTGTCATCTGGATCGGCATCGGAGCCACCATCGGTTACCTGGCCTACGGCTATCTGGCAGAAGTCGTCGGACGCCGCCTGTCATTTGCGATCTTCTTTGGCGGCATGGCGATCATGGTGCCGGTGTTTTCCTACTCCGCGACCCTGATGCCGCTGACAGACGGCAAGCTGATGTTCACCACCCAGAACATCATCATGCTGGGCTCGCTGGCTGCACTGCTGGGCTTCTTCACCGGTTACTTCAGCGGCTTCGGCGCGTGGTATTCGGAGCTGTTCCCCACCAGCATCCGCTCCACCGCGTCGGGTTTCTGCTTCAACTTCGGCCGGGTTGGCGCCATTGTCGGGATCAAGCTGGTCCCTGTGCTGATCCCGCTCATCGGCTTCACCGCCACCATTTCTCTTGCCTCCGTTTCCTACGCCATCGCCGCCGTCATGGTGTTCACGCTGCAGGAAACCAAAGGCGTTCAACTCACCAGCGGCAACTGA
- a CDS encoding MFS transporter: METVSPRLPEPSGAGQASFEDRTYRKVILRILPVLLLCYMAAYLDRVNIGFAKLDMLNDLQFSNTVYALGASMFFWGYFLFEVPSNLLLHRFGARMWIARIMLSWAIISMAVAFTVPLAKFFHIESETMFYVLRFLLGICEAGFFPGVILYLNYWFPTRRQSRVLSGFLMAMPISLTLGGVVSGWLMTRMQGVQGMAGWQWLLIIEGIPSVIMAFVVLAFMANNVDAAKWLSPEEKALLKANLETDSKGKASSLREVFFNGRVWLLVLILLTFNTGFYGLAFWMPSIIKSAGISNPLDIGLLTAIPYGIAVIAMTLNARHSNKTGERRLHAAIPAIIGGIGLILSAYFANNVVLSIIFLSVSASGVLSLMPIYWTLPGTVLSGVAAAAGIGMINAIGNLSGFTGSMITAMAENLTGNINNGTYVLGACLFVSAGLILSIPKAMLGNHKVDTAAPAGQLSQA, translated from the coding sequence ATGGAAACCGTTTCCCCACGCCTGCCCGAGCCTTCGGGTGCCGGGCAAGCCAGCTTTGAAGACCGCACCTACCGCAAAGTCATCCTGCGCATCCTCCCTGTCCTGCTGCTGTGCTACATGGCCGCATATCTGGACCGCGTAAACATTGGCTTCGCCAAGCTGGACATGCTCAACGACCTGCAATTCAGCAACACCGTCTACGCCCTCGGCGCGAGCATGTTCTTCTGGGGTTACTTCCTCTTCGAAGTGCCGAGCAACCTGCTGCTGCATCGCTTCGGCGCGCGCATGTGGATTGCCCGGATCATGCTCAGTTGGGCCATCATCTCCATGGCCGTGGCGTTCACCGTGCCACTGGCGAAGTTCTTTCACATCGAATCGGAAACCATGTTCTACGTGCTGCGCTTTCTGCTCGGCATCTGTGAGGCAGGGTTCTTTCCAGGCGTGATCCTTTACCTCAATTACTGGTTTCCGACCCGCCGTCAAAGCCGTGTCCTGTCGGGTTTCCTGATGGCGATGCCGATCAGCCTGACGCTGGGCGGCGTGGTTTCCGGCTGGCTGATGACCAGAATGCAAGGCGTGCAGGGCATGGCCGGCTGGCAATGGTTGCTGATCATCGAAGGCATTCCCTCGGTAATCATGGCGTTCGTGGTGCTGGCGTTCATGGCCAACAACGTTGATGCGGCCAAGTGGCTGTCGCCCGAAGAGAAGGCCCTGCTCAAGGCCAATCTGGAGACCGACAGCAAAGGCAAGGCGTCGAGCCTGCGCGAGGTGTTCTTCAATGGCCGCGTGTGGCTGCTGGTGCTGATCCTGCTGACGTTCAACACCGGGTTCTACGGCCTGGCGTTCTGGATGCCGTCGATCATCAAAAGCGCAGGTATCTCCAACCCGCTGGATATCGGTCTGCTGACCGCTATTCCTTATGGCATCGCCGTCATCGCCATGACCCTCAATGCGCGGCATTCGAACAAGACCGGCGAGCGTCGTCTGCACGCGGCGATTCCGGCAATCATCGGCGGCATCGGTCTGATCCTCAGCGCGTACTTCGCCAACAACGTGGTGCTGTCGATCATCTTCCTCAGCGTTTCCGCTTCGGGCGTGTTGAGCCTGATGCCGATCTACTGGACGTTGCCGGGCACGGTGTTGTCTGGCGTTGCGGCAGCGGCGGGCATCGGCATGATCAACGCCATCGGCAACCTGTCCGGTTTCACCGGCTCGATGATCACCGCTATGGCCGAGAACCTGACTGGCAATATCAACAACGGCACTTACGTGCTGGGGGCGTGTTTGTTTGTCAGCGCCGGGCTGATTCTGTCGATTCCCAAAGCGATGCTGGGCAATCACAAGGTCGACACCGCAGCGCCCGCAGGACAACTCTCCCAAGCCTGA
- a CDS encoding LysR family transcriptional regulator, producing MSDISFSTVCNWLKFKHLVLIDTLARTRNMHAAAQHMNLSQPAVSKMLREIERLLGFDLFERLPRNMPPTALGEHVVRYAQIALNDANKFVDQISSLREGGHGFLKVGAIFAATAVVLPDAIVQLKKRWPLLSIEVVEQTSDHLMEMLDDKKLDLAVARYTDENQQQVYDFQALAPEPFCMVVNSRHPLTELEETPLQELGKWPWILYPVGTPIRARMEQAFAQAGIATPKNTIDTISMQTFLQVLQSGPMIAMLPASMAQPHLETGLLKVLNTPLKLAPQDYGILTRRGEPLLGAASEFAGILLANAQAARS from the coding sequence ATGTCCGACATTTCCTTTTCCACGGTCTGCAATTGGCTGAAGTTCAAGCACCTGGTGCTGATCGATACCTTGGCGCGGACCCGCAACATGCACGCCGCTGCCCAGCACATGAACCTGAGCCAGCCGGCAGTCAGCAAGATGCTGCGCGAGATCGAGCGCCTGCTTGGCTTCGATCTGTTCGAACGCCTTCCGCGCAACATGCCGCCGACCGCCTTGGGCGAGCACGTGGTGCGTTATGCGCAGATTGCGCTGAACGATGCGAACAAGTTTGTCGACCAGATCAGCAGCTTGCGCGAAGGCGGGCATGGTTTTCTGAAGGTGGGTGCGATCTTCGCGGCGACCGCGGTGGTGTTGCCCGACGCGATCGTTCAATTGAAGAAACGCTGGCCGTTGCTCTCCATCGAGGTGGTCGAGCAGACCAGCGATCACCTTATGGAAATGCTCGACGACAAAAAACTCGACCTGGCCGTTGCGCGTTACACCGACGAAAACCAGCAACAGGTGTATGACTTCCAGGCGCTGGCGCCCGAGCCGTTCTGCATGGTGGTCAACAGCCGTCATCCGCTGACGGAGTTGGAGGAGACGCCGTTGCAGGAACTGGGCAAGTGGCCGTGGATTCTCTACCCGGTCGGTACGCCCATCCGCGCGCGCATGGAACAGGCGTTTGCGCAGGCCGGCATTGCAACGCCCAAGAACACCATCGACACGATCTCGATGCAGACCTTCCTCCAGGTGCTTCAATCCGGGCCGATGATCGCCATGCTGCCGGCCTCGATGGCGCAGCCGCATCTGGAAACCGGACTGCTGAAAGTGCTCAACACCCCGCTGAAACTCGCGCCGCAGGATTACGGAATACTCACCCGTCGCGGCGAGCCGTTGCTGGGGGCTGCGTCGGAATTTGCCGGGATCCTGCTGGCGAATGCGCAGGCGGCACGCAGTTAA
- a CDS encoding fumarylacetoacetate hydrolase family protein, translated as MPIQLTPENTLPADGLTGTLIGRAWVPGKISGPSPVVLRSDGAFDLSAQFATLSELLESESPLKAVRETQGTLIASVEALLANSTSNPDTSKPFLLAPADLQVIKAAGVTFAASMIERVIEEQAAGDPAKAESVRAIVHNAIGDNLRSIKPGSEQASKLKALLIEQKMWSQYLEVGIGPDAEIFTKAPVLAAVGSGSQIGIHPKSEWNNPEPEVVLAVNSRGQIHGATLGNDVNLRDFEGRSALLLSKAKDNNASCAIGPFIRLFDETFSMDDVRNCVVDLQVKGNDGYVMKGSSSMSQISRDPEDIAAQTLNANHQYPDGFLLYLGTLFAPTEDRDHVGGGFTHKLGDQVSISSRLLGGLHNEVTHSSQATPWTFGVGALIRNLAARDLLSR; from the coding sequence ATGCCTATTCAGCTCACCCCCGAAAACACACTGCCTGCCGACGGCCTGACCGGCACTTTGATCGGCCGCGCCTGGGTGCCCGGCAAAATCAGCGGGCCTTCCCCCGTTGTGCTGCGCAGCGATGGGGCGTTCGATCTGTCGGCGCAATTCGCCACGTTGAGCGAGTTGCTGGAATCAGAATCGCCGCTCAAAGCGGTGCGTGAAACCCAAGGCACCCTGATCGCCAGCGTTGAAGCACTGCTGGCCAACTCGACGTCAAACCCCGACACCAGCAAACCGTTCCTGCTCGCACCTGCCGACCTGCAGGTCATCAAAGCCGCTGGCGTGACCTTCGCCGCGAGCATGATCGAGCGCGTGATCGAAGAGCAGGCCGCAGGCGATCCGGCCAAGGCAGAGAGCGTGCGCGCCATCGTGCACAACGCCATCGGCGATAACTTGCGCAGTATCAAGCCGGGTTCCGAGCAAGCCAGCAAGCTGAAAGCGTTGCTGATCGAACAGAAAATGTGGTCGCAGTACCTGGAGGTCGGCATCGGTCCGGACGCCGAAATTTTCACCAAGGCCCCTGTGCTCGCCGCCGTGGGCAGCGGCAGCCAGATCGGCATTCACCCCAAATCGGAATGGAACAACCCAGAGCCGGAAGTCGTGCTGGCGGTCAACAGCCGTGGGCAGATTCACGGCGCGACGCTGGGCAACGACGTCAACCTGCGTGACTTCGAGGGCCGTAGTGCGTTGCTGCTGAGCAAGGCCAAAGACAACAATGCCTCGTGCGCCATTGGCCCGTTCATTCGCCTGTTCGACGAGACGTTCTCGATGGACGACGTGCGCAACTGCGTGGTCGATCTGCAGGTGAAAGGCAATGACGGCTACGTGATGAAAGGTTCCAGCTCGATGTCGCAGATCAGCCGTGATCCGGAAGACATCGCCGCTCAAACCCTGAACGCCAACCATCAATACCCCGACGGTTTCCTGCTGTACCTGGGCACCCTCTTCGCCCCGACCGAAGACCGCGATCACGTCGGCGGTGGTTTCACGCACAAGCTCGGGGACCAGGTCAGCATCAGCAGTCGCCTGCTCGGCGGCCTGCACAACGAAGTGACCCACAGCAGTCAAGCGACGCCGTGGACGTTCGGCGTGGGCGCACTGATTCGCAACCTCGCGGCGCGGGATTTGCTGTCGCGCTGA
- a CDS encoding IlvD/Edd family dehydratase: MSDTPKRPLRSQQWFDDPSHADMTALYVERYMNYGLTREELQSGRPIIGIAQTGSDLAPCNRHHLELAQRVKAGIRDAGGIPMEFPVHPMAEQTRRPTAALDRNLAYLGLVEILHGYPLDGVVLTTGCDKTTPACLMAAATTDLPAIVLSGGPMLDGRHKGELIGSGTVLWHARNLLSAGEINYEGFMEMTTAASPSVGHCNTMGTALSMNALAEALGMSLPGCASIPAAYRERGQMAYMTGKRICDLVREDVRPSQIMTREAFENAIAVASALGASSNCPPHLIAIARHMGVELSLDDWQRIGEDVPLLVNCMPAGKYLGEGFHRAGGVPAVMHELQKAGKLHEDCGSVSGKTIGDIVRNAVAQDVDVIRPYEDPLKHRAGFIVLSGNFFDSAIMKMSVVGEAFRKTYLSEPGAENSFEARAIVFEGPEDYHARINDPSLDIDERCILVIRGAGTVGYPGSAEVVNMAPPAELIKRGIDSLPCLGDGRQSGTSASPSILNMSPEAAVGGGLALLKTNDRLRVDLNNRSVNVLVSDEEMAERRAQFQPKMPASQTPWQELYRQLVGQLSTGGCLEPATLHLRVIARSGEPRHSH; this comes from the coding sequence ATGTCCGATACGCCCAAACGCCCCCTGCGCAGCCAGCAATGGTTCGACGATCCCAGCCACGCCGACATGACTGCGCTCTACGTCGAGCGCTACATGAACTACGGCCTGACCCGTGAAGAGCTGCAGTCCGGGCGCCCGATCATCGGCATCGCCCAGACCGGCAGCGATCTTGCGCCGTGCAATCGTCATCACCTGGAGCTGGCGCAGCGCGTCAAGGCAGGCATTCGTGATGCGGGCGGGATTCCGATGGAGTTTCCGGTGCATCCCATGGCCGAGCAAACCCGTCGTCCGACTGCCGCGCTGGATCGAAACCTCGCCTACCTCGGCCTCGTGGAAATCCTTCACGGCTACCCGCTCGACGGTGTGGTCCTGACCACCGGCTGCGACAAAACCACGCCTGCGTGCCTGATGGCGGCGGCGACCACTGACCTGCCCGCCATCGTATTGTCGGGCGGCCCCATGCTCGACGGTCGCCACAAAGGGGAGCTGATCGGCTCCGGCACCGTGCTCTGGCATGCGCGCAATCTGCTGTCGGCGGGCGAAATCAACTATGAAGGCTTCATGGAAATGACCACCGCGGCCTCGCCGTCGGTCGGTCACTGCAACACCATGGGCACAGCGCTTTCGATGAACGCCCTGGCCGAAGCGCTCGGCATGTCGCTACCGGGTTGCGCGAGCATTCCAGCGGCGTACCGCGAGCGCGGCCAGATGGCCTACATGACTGGCAAACGTATCTGCGATCTGGTGCGCGAAGACGTCCGTCCCTCGCAGATCATGACCCGCGAGGCGTTTGAAAACGCGATTGCCGTGGCGTCGGCGTTGGGCGCGTCCAGCAACTGCCCGCCTCACCTGATTGCCATCGCGCGGCACATGGGCGTCGAGTTGAGCCTGGACGACTGGCAGCGCATCGGCGAAGACGTGCCGTTGCTGGTCAACTGCATGCCCGCTGGCAAATACCTGGGTGAAGGCTTCCACCGCGCAGGCGGCGTACCGGCCGTGATGCACGAGCTGCAAAAAGCCGGAAAGCTGCATGAAGACTGCGGCTCCGTGTCGGGTAAAACGATTGGCGATATTGTGCGTAATGCCGTCGCCCAAGACGTGGATGTGATTCGCCCTTACGAAGACCCGCTCAAGCATCGCGCAGGCTTCATCGTGCTTAGCGGCAACTTCTTCGATAGCGCGATCATGAAGATGTCGGTGGTCGGTGAAGCGTTCCGCAAAACCTACCTGTCCGAGCCGGGCGCCGAGAACAGCTTCGAGGCGCGGGCCATTGTGTTCGAAGGCCCCGAGGACTATCACGCGCGCATCAACGACCCGTCGCTGGACATCGACGAGCGCTGCATCCTGGTGATTCGCGGCGCAGGCACGGTCGGGTATCCGGGCAGCGCAGAAGTGGTGAACATGGCGCCACCGGCCGAGCTGATCAAACGCGGCATCGATTCATTGCCGTGCCTGGGCGATGGTCGTCAGAGCGGCACGTCCGCGAGCCCGTCGATCCTCAACATGTCGCCGGAAGCGGCGGTCGGCGGTGGTCTTGCGTTGCTGAAAACCAATGACCGTCTGCGCGTGGATCTGAATAACCGCAGCGTTAACGTGCTGGTCAGTGATGAGGAGATGGCCGAGCGTCGTGCGCAGTTCCAACCGAAAATGCCCGCCTCCCAAACGCCGTGGCAAGAGCTGTATCGTCAGCTGGTCGGGCAGTTATCCACCGGCGGCTGCCTGGAACCTGCCACGTTGCATTTGCGCGTGATCGCGCGCAGTGGTGAACCGAGGCATTCACATTGA
- a CDS encoding LysR family transcriptional regulator, with the protein MIRIDDLALFVRTAALGSFSNAAREVDLLPGQVAAAIKRLERELDVRLFARSTRSLRLTAEGEQYLPTAQAVLDTLSEGREKLQRESAALSGTLQVAAPSDLGRNVLLGWMTDFRRQHPALNLRLFVSDQMADMFRDPVDVAIRSGVIEDANYIAMPLAPYNRRVLVASPDYLARKGRPLTSDDLLRHDCLLYILNGRVYDKWPVGARIFTVSGPLLTDDADLVRRWAVAGEGIAYKSWVDVREDVLAGRLELLLPDYPGEPAPLNLVYPHRKQFSPAVQQLHSMLKSRFVDMEKGLPKLL; encoded by the coding sequence ATGATCCGCATCGATGACTTGGCGCTGTTCGTCCGCACCGCCGCGCTGGGCAGTTTTTCCAACGCGGCGCGTGAGGTCGATCTGCTGCCTGGCCAAGTAGCCGCAGCGATCAAGCGACTGGAGCGTGAGCTGGATGTCCGGCTGTTCGCCCGCTCGACGCGCAGCCTGCGCCTGACCGCCGAAGGTGAGCAGTATTTGCCGACCGCACAGGCCGTGCTCGACACCTTGAGCGAAGGACGCGAAAAGCTGCAGCGTGAGAGCGCCGCGTTGAGCGGTACGCTTCAAGTGGCCGCGCCGTCGGATCTGGGGCGCAATGTGTTGCTGGGCTGGATGACGGACTTTCGCCGACAGCATCCTGCGCTGAACCTGCGATTGTTCGTGTCGGACCAGATGGCCGACATGTTCCGCGATCCTGTTGACGTGGCCATTCGCAGCGGCGTCATCGAAGACGCGAACTACATCGCTATGCCGCTCGCACCCTATAACCGCCGGGTGCTGGTGGCGTCGCCCGACTACCTGGCGCGCAAAGGGCGACCGCTGACGTCGGACGATCTTCTGCGTCACGACTGTCTGCTGTACATCCTCAATGGCCGCGTCTATGACAAGTGGCCCGTGGGTGCACGCATATTTACGGTGTCGGGACCGTTGCTCACGGACGATGCCGATCTGGTCCGCCGCTGGGCCGTGGCGGGCGAGGGCATCGCATATAAATCGTGGGTGGACGTGCGCGAGGACGTGCTGGCAGGCCGGCTGGAGTTGCTGCTGCCGGATTATCCGGGCGAACCTGCGCCGCTGAATCTGGTGTATCCGCACCGCAAACAATTTTCGCCTGCGGTGCAGCAACTGCATTCAATGCTCAAGAGCCGGTTCGTCGACATGGAGAAGGGCTTGCCGAAGCTTTTGTGA
- a CDS encoding zinc-binding alcohol dehydrogenase family protein: MKAIAFTQHGLPIEDPKSLMDMDLPKPAPGPRDLLVEVRAISVNPVDTKIRAGSAATEPKVVGWDAVGIVRETGPEVTLFKAGDEVFYAGSIARPGNYSEFHLVDERIVGHKPTSIDNAHAAALPLTSITAWELLFDRLGVQEGGGAGDSLLIIGAGGGVGSILVQLARQLTKLTVIGTASRPQTREWVKELGAHHVIDHSQPLVEQLEKIGVGQVSHVASLTHTDSYFPQLIEALRPQGQLALIDDPKTLDVVPMKRKALSLHWELMFTRSLYETPDMIAQHELLNRVSALIDQGVLKTTLGEHFGVINAENLRRAHAVIESGKARGKIVLEGF; this comes from the coding sequence ATGAAAGCCATCGCCTTTACCCAGCACGGTCTGCCCATCGAAGATCCGAAATCGCTGATGGACATGGACCTGCCCAAACCCGCGCCCGGCCCACGGGACCTGTTGGTTGAAGTCCGCGCCATTTCGGTGAATCCGGTGGACACCAAGATCCGCGCAGGCTCCGCCGCCACCGAGCCGAAAGTGGTGGGTTGGGACGCCGTGGGGATCGTTCGTGAAACCGGCCCTGAGGTCACGCTGTTCAAAGCCGGTGACGAGGTGTTCTACGCCGGCTCCATCGCCCGCCCGGGCAACTACAGCGAATTTCATCTGGTGGACGAGCGCATCGTCGGCCACAAACCGACGTCCATCGACAACGCCCATGCCGCCGCGCTGCCGCTGACCTCGATCACCGCCTGGGAACTGCTGTTCGACCGCTTGGGCGTGCAGGAAGGCGGTGGTGCAGGCGACAGCCTGTTGATCATCGGCGCGGGCGGTGGCGTGGGTTCGATTCTGGTTCAGCTCGCTCGACAGCTGACGAAACTGACCGTCATCGGCACTGCTTCTCGCCCGCAAACCCGTGAATGGGTCAAAGAGCTGGGTGCGCATCACGTGATCGATCACAGTCAGCCGCTGGTGGAGCAACTGGAAAAAATCGGCGTCGGCCAGGTCAGCCATGTCGCCAGCCTGACTCACACCGACAGCTATTTCCCGCAGTTGATCGAGGCCCTGCGCCCACAAGGCCAACTGGCGCTGATCGACGACCCGAAAACCCTCGACGTCGTCCCCATGAAACGCAAGGCGTTGTCGCTCCACTGGGAGCTGATGTTCACCCGCTCGCTTTACGAGACCCCGGACATGATCGCCCAGCACGAACTGCTCAATCGCGTGTCGGCGCTGATCGACCAGGGCGTATTGAAGACCACGCTCGGCGAACATTTCGGCGTCATCAACGCTGAAAACCTGCGCCGTGCTCACGCCGTGATCGAGAGCGGCAAGGCCCGCGGCAAGATCGTCCTCGAAGGTTTCTAA